One window of Lepeophtheirus salmonis chromosome Z, UVic_Lsal_1.4, whole genome shotgun sequence genomic DNA carries:
- the LOC121130142 gene encoding uncharacterized protein — protein sequence MKAFIALSALLALASADQSSHQTIQHGHAAPVHTSIHKPHGVHHASVVSQPAADPSDVHNPYHADHKPIAAVHAPAHVPVHAPYQPAPYHPAPYHPAHIVQRPAPYHTAPAPYHPAPVAHKPAPYHPAPYHPAPAPYHPAPAPSTQLRTTQPLLLITQLPLTSLPTTLNPMRPLPSTNTDMPSLMTMQEPTLLKTKTETDTPPLVNTELVFPMVVLKSFPTRSMMRTLDMLLMSDTREKLTMIPTLQLTNQPLITQLLIMPNLSKSNNSI from the exons ATGAAG GCATTCATCGCTCTTTCTGCTCTATTGGCTCTTGCCTCCGCTGATCAATCCAGCCATCAAACCATCCAACATGGACATGCTGCTCCCGTCCACACCTCCATCCACAAACCTCATGGTGTTCATCATGCTTCCGTAGTTAGCCAACCTGCTGCTGATCCCTCTGATGTCCACAACCCCTACCATGCTGACCACAAGCCCATTGCTGCTGTCCATGCTCCAGCTCATGTTCCAGTCCACGCTCCTTACCAACCTGCCCCCTATCACCCAGCTCCTTATCACCCAGCTCACATTGTTCAAAGGCCTGCTCCCTACCACACAGCTCCTGCTCCTTATCACCCAGCTCCCGTTGCTCACAAGCCAGCTCCATACCACCCAGCTCCTTATCACCCAGCCCCTGCTCCTTATCACCCAGCTCCAGCTCCATCCACCCAGCTCCGTACCACCCAGCCCCTGCTCCTTATCACCCAGCTCCCGCTCACAAGTCTCCCTACCACGCTGAATCCTATGAGACCCCTGCCGTCTACCAATACGGATATGCCGTCGCTGATGACTATGCAGGAACCAACTTTGCTCAAAACGAAAACAGAGACGGATACTCCACCGCTGGTGAATACAGAGTTGGTCTTCCCGATGGTCGTACTCAAATCGTTTCCTACAAGGTCGATGATGCGTACTCTGGATATGTTGCTGATGTCAGATACGAGGGAGAAGCTCACTATGATCCCTACACTCCAGCTCACAAACCAGCCCCTCATCACCCAGCTCCTTATCATGCCTAAcctatcaaaatcaaataattctatttaa